One window from the genome of Xiphophorus hellerii strain 12219 chromosome 16, Xiphophorus_hellerii-4.1, whole genome shotgun sequence encodes:
- the rdm1 gene encoding RAD52 motif-containing protein 1, whose amino-acid sequence MEVDILEFKVPTDNNKTVFVWDIPPVLTQDQVYEQLHHVFSSFGPLYLLKLCANAPLHPPGFYAIIKFYSAAHAANAQRLTDGRPLLHNSTLKVKLSSKQTPHFLSGRNSPLSHARCLELANHYLGFNGWTSDIITLKELTNEEEGEDEEEDVGGARQRIRFGCMMKLSFPRYGVTTRGAAVVEETFNCTGPDVLLQRRCKLQRSVREKALVQAFSSVLLVLLGNGKVMVELKQTSDQFEADETEDVLEVNEFSLSEADDEEADDEDWDLTVS is encoded by the exons ATGGAGGTGGACATCCTGGAGTTCAAGGTTCCTACGGACAACAACAAAACCGTGTTCGTTTGGGACATCCCTCCGGTTCTGACCCAGGATCAGGTTTAT GAGCAGCTCCATCATGTCTTCTCCTCTTTTGGACCGCTCTACCTGTTGAAGCTGTGTGCCAACGCTCCGCTCCACCCACCTGGTTTCtacgccatcatcaagttctACTCTGCTGCTCACGCTGCCAACGCCCAGAGACTCACAGATGGACGCCCTCTGCTTCACAACTCCACCCTCAAG GTGAAGCTGAGTTCCAAGCAGACTCCCCACTTCCTGTCTGGCAGGAACTCTCCTCTGAGCCACGCCCGCTGCCTGGAACTGGCCAATCACTACCTGGGCTTCAATGGCTGGACCTCTGACATCATCACA CTGAAGGAGCTCACCAATGAAGAAGAAGGtgaggatgaagaagaggatGTGGGTGGAGCCAGACAGAGGATAAGGTTCGGCTGTATGATGAAGCTTAGCTTCCCTCGTTACGGCGTGACGACCAGAGGAGCCGCAGTGGTGGAGGAGACCTTCAACTGTACAG GTCCAGACGTCCTCCTGCAGAGACGCTGCAAGCTGCAGCGGTCGGTCAGAGAGAAGGCCCTGGTCCAGGCCTTCTCCTCCGTGCTGCTCGTACTTCTAG ggaaTGGTAAGGTGATGGTGGAGCTGAAGCAGACCTCAGATCAGTTTGAGGCTGATGAGACTGAAGACGTCCTGGAG gtgaATGAGTTTTCCCTGTCAGAGGCTGATGATGAGGAGGCTGATGATGAAGACTGGGATCTGACCGTGTCTTAG
- the LOC116735808 gene encoding phospholipid transfer protein-like → MTSFTGSFLFLSFTFSFFGLVDPTALKVRITNHALNMLRDEAVAMFQEQVEGKVFEGFQILNCRVSNVRLTGVNVNQAHLSFVENYGFQFVIQNFGFTLNFDTTSNLCLFQLRMSPEFILTGAAANMEVGLVRNQNGGLAADMRTCQTSADQIGFSGTTLLWNLEEKARRLAAFFLSKAFCPVFKRLAPFFVNWKLNRIPMVAPLPLDLGINFDYTLTTDIQVTTTSLDMAFKGQAYRQPQPPPVVEKVMEPVFKENTMMAYVGVSEFFFNSAAKCLYEAGALTKDLDKKNSKALKAVLRVKQFFTQPWNLDKPLKAQVKLTEAPTISLTQCDGFIFNMRVRVKAIAPETETPVFSVSAVCPGSVRVTIEGNRLTLPSKDINCRIVTSNKVRDFLVVPLNKMMNKEAKEFLSGWFGDGVEIPIPPEINFIQGNVQYEDGYVVVGGSLSSTPAGRQRLAEMGRNAGR, encoded by the exons ATGACTTCCTTTACAGGTTCGTTCCTCTTCCTCAGCTTCACGTTTTCCTTCTTTGGACTCGTTGATCCCACCGCCCTTAAAGTCCGGATCACCAACCACGCCTTGAACATGT TGAGAGACGAAGCTGTTGCCATGTTTCAGGAgcaagtggaaggaaaagtgtTTGAAGGTTTCCAGATTTTGAATTGTAGAGTCAGCAA TGTGAGGTTAACTGGGGTCAACGTCAATCAAGCTCATCTTTCGTTCGTGGAGAACTATGGCTTCCAGTTCGTGATTCAGAACTTCGGCTTTACCTTGAACTTTGACACCACCTCTAATCTTTGTCTCTT TCAATTAAGGATGTCCCCAGAATTCATCCTTACAGGCGCAGCCGCCAACATGGAGGTTGGTCTGGTCAGAAATCAAAATGGAGGGCTGGCAGCTGACATGAGGACCTGCCAGACTTCAGCCGACCAAATTGGATTTTCTGGAACAACTCTACTATG GAATCTTGAGGAGAAAGCTCGAAGACTTGCGGCCTTCTTCCTCTCCAAAGCG TTCTGCCCTGTTTTCAAGAGACTTGCTCCGTTTTTTGTGAACTGGAAGCTGAACAGGATTCCAATGGTTGCACCACTTCCCCTAGACCTGGGCATCAACTTTGACTATACCCTAACCACAGACATCCAAGTGACAACTACAAGCCTGGACATGGCTTTTAAA GGCCAGGCGTACAGGCAGCCACAGCCCCCTCCTGTGGTGGAAAAAGTCATGGAGCCGGTTTTCAAGGAGAACACCATGATGGCTTATGTGGGCGTCTCTGAATTTTTCTTCAACTCTGCTGCCAAATGCCTCTACGAAGCAGGAGCCCTAACGAAAGACCTTGATAAG AAAAACTCGAAGGCCCTGAAGGCCGTTTTAAGAGTCAAGCAGTTCTTCACA CAACCGTGGAACCTGGACAAACCTCTTAAAGCTCAGGTAAAGCTCACCGAAGCGCCAACCATCAGCCTCACCCAGTGTGACGGTTTCATCTTCAACATGAGAGTCAGAGTTAAGGCCATTGCTCCTGAAACTGAAACGCCCGTCTTCTCCGTGTCCGCG gtttgcCCCGGCAGCGTGAGGGTTACTATTGAAGGGAATCGTCTCACTTTGCCTTCTAAAGACATCAA ctgtCGAATTGTAACCAGCAATAAAGTTAGAGACTTTCTG GTAGTTCCTCTGAACAAGATGATGAACAAGGAAGCCAAAGAGTTCTTGTCAG gttgGTTTGGTGACGGAGTTGAGATTCCTATTCCTCCAGAAATTAACTTCATCCAGGGAAACGTCCAATATGAAGAT GGCTACGTAGTGGTGGGAGGAAGCCTGAGCTCTACTCCCGCTGGGAGGCAGAGATTGGCAGAAATGGGGAGAAATGCTGGGAGATAA
- the LOC116735807 gene encoding integrin alpha-3-like isoform X1, translating to MATDMFVLLSVCLSVSLAVNIDTSFPVLKTVGSKNLFGFSVALHEDLETGKYLLLVGAPREKAEPHIPANRTGGVYSCPVTANPSECSRIKFIDQNLHPTEDLLEDMWLGVTVASQGRPGGRILACGHRFVKVYQGDRRIIGRCYLHRNGPPHDEEPLNWEQIQQQCDYRWDHSSEGMCTYGISAFITHTDAIFGSPGSYSWRGNVYAFWMDPNNDLISTKNSFDYKSLSYRNIYLGYSVTQALHLLSEESQTIVAGAPRDNKMDARGSVMLAVKRFNDLVIQQTLRGQQVGSYFGNVVVAVDLNRDGWNDLLVGAPFYFNRQQEVGGAVYVYMNAGGRFHSEPTVVLMGSVGSAFGMAIAATGDLNQDGYQDFAVGAPFHDTGCVMIWTGGKEGISAEPSQMIEGRSVSPGFKTFGYSLAAGVDVDGNHYPDLLVGSLDDTVALLRSRPVIQLNTTLRVSPGVVARNETDIKVKMCFSFQFNAGENLSSISVNLTLTGDVTSLSPRLRFHDNRQSVYSSIQSVGSGKCKTLKAGLLSTIQNVVEPLVFSLNVSLNEKLPNRSNVVHDLRRFPILSPTPQLIKTLIHIKKACGSDNVCQSNLQMVAWFTDEDYKPFLMQDGNQLLNYNSSIRRLLLEVNVSNTASPERLAEDAHNTVLNVSIPSSLVYSGVQKKGGSSGAIECSVEGATLLCQLGNPFRSNQKIQMFIKFEPSAIALDTKEIQSRLVLSTLSDQSDLSPVFVSLLVEYSVQATLTLIKPGSVFFGGHVVGERAMKSTEDVGSLVVFTFQVHVQGKPLGRLGELEVEFDWPKEVANGKWLLYLTEVRLEGTSNRQCTHGDIINPLKLVMSNDERMMRMNLGMKGEEERKKQEKTLPVLSMQRQRKTFKLSCSSGARCVKFSCPLLNMNNSATLTVKSRLWNSTMIEDYRDASSVLVQGQATLKLKTMKRTVTMKSSPSLIEVNIYPESELQLNSGAPWWIIVVSVLAGVVLLALICVLLWKCQFFVRPEAWQTAVLQQRRIMGNTEQHVDDDGFLIQEQVTSTQNRKIQKHWVTIWTESQ from the exons ACCTGCACCCCACTGAGGACCTGCTGGAGGACATGTGGTTGGGCGTCACAGTAGCCAGTCAGGGCCGACCTGGAGGGAGGATCCTG GCATGTGGGCACCGGTTCGTTAAGGTGTACCAAGGAGATAGAAGGATAATTGGCCGGTGCTATCTCCATAGAAACGGCCCACCTCATGATGAAGAGCCTCTAAACTGGGAGCAAATACAGCAGCAATGCGA ttaCAGGTGGGATCACAGCAGTGAGGGCATGTGTACTTATGGAATCTCCGCCTTCATCACGCACACCGACGCCATCTTTGGCTCACCTGGAAGCTACAGTTGGCGGG GAAATGTTTATGCCTTCTGGATGGATCCGAACAATGACCTTATTTCAACAAAGAACTCCTTTGACTACAAGAGCTTAAGTTATAGGAATATTTATTTAG GATACTCGGTCACTCAGGCTCTTCACCTTCTCTCTGAAGAGAGTCAAACCATCGTAGCAG GAGCTCCCAGAGACAATAAAATGGACGCCCGTGGTTCTGTGATGCTGGCGGTCAAGCGATTCAATGATCTGGTGATTCAGCAGACTCTACGAGGTCAACAGGTTGGCTCATACTTTGGTAACGTCGTGGTAGCCGTAGACCTCAACAGGGATGG GTGGAATGACCTGCTGGTGGGCGCTCCTTTTTACTTCAACCGCCAGCAGGAGGTGGGCGGGGCAGTTTATGTTTACATGAACGCAGGAGGGAGGTTCCACTCTGAACCCACCGTGGTTCTGATGGGTTCAGTTGGATCTGCTTTTGGAATGGCTATTGCTGCAACAGGGGACCTCAACCAGGATGGCTATCAGG ACTTTGCAGTGGGAGCTCCTTTTCACGATACCGGATGTGTGATGATCTGGACTGGGGGCAAAGAGGGAATCTCTGCAGAACCGAGTCAG ATGATCGAAGGACGTTCTGTATCTCCTGGGTTCAAGACTTTCGGGTACTCCCTGGCTGCAGGTGTTGATGTAGATGGAAACCACTACCCAGACCTGCTGGTCGGCTCTCTGGATGATACCGTCGCCCTCCTTAG ATCTCGCCCTGTCATCCAGCTGAACACCACGTTAAGAGTTTCTCCAGGTGTGGTCGCCCGAAATGAGACCGA TATCAAGGTGAAGATGTGCTTCTCCTTCCAGTTCAACGCTGGAGAAAACCTCAGCAGCATCT ctGTCAACTTAACTCTGACTGGAGACGTCACCAGTCTCTCGCCCCGCCTccgtttccatgacaacagacAGAGCGTGTACTCCAGCATCCAGTCAGTAGGAAGTGGAAAGTGCAAAACCCTGAAAGCCGGACTGCTG AGTACCATCCAAAACGTGGTGGAACCTCTGGTGTTCTCCCTGAACGTCTCTCTAAATGAGAAACTTCCTAACAGAAGCAATGTTGTTCATGATCTGAGGCGTTTTCCCATCCTAAGCCCGACACCTCAACTCATCAAAACCCTG ATTCACATCAAGAAGGCCTGCGGGTCTGATAACGTCTGTCAAAGTAACCTTCAGATGGTGGCCTGGTTCACAGATGAGGACTACAAACCCTTCCTCAT GCAAGACGGCAACCAACTGCTGAACTACAACAGCAGCATCAGGAGGTTACTTCTGGAGGTCAACGTCAGCAACACGGCATCACCAGAGCGACTAGCAGAGGATGCTCACAACACTGTCCTCAACGTCAGCATCCCATCGTCGCTTGTTTACTCTGGAGTCCAAAAAAAG ggGGGCAGCTCAGGAGCCATTGAGTGTTCTGTTGAAGGGGCCACTCTTCTCTGTCAGCTGGGGAATCCCTTCAGAAGCAACCAGAAG ATTCAGATGTTCATTAAATTTGAGCCATCTGCGATCGCTTTGGACACCAAGGAAATCCAGTCTCGGCTGGTGCTGTCCAC GCTCAGCGACCAGTCAGATCTGTCTCCAGTCTTCGTCTCCTTGCTGGTGGAGTATTCCGTTCAGGCGACTCTCACTCT AATCAAACCGGGTTCAGTCTTCTTCGGTGGTCATGTGGTTGGTGAGCGGGCCATGAAGAGCACGGAGGACGTGGGCAGTCTGGTGGTCTTCACCTTTCAG GTTCACGTCCAGGGGAAGCCTCTGGGTCGCCTTGGCGAGCTGGAGGTCGAGTTCGATTGGCCGAAGGAGGTGGCGAACGGAAAGTGGCTGCTGTACCTGACAGAGGTCCGCTTGGAAGGCACCTCGAATCGTCAATGCACACACGGCGACATCATCAACCCTTTGAAGCTtgtg ATGTCCAATGATGagaggatgatgaggatgaaCCTGGGGATGAAGGGagaggaggaaaggaaaaaacaagagaaaactcTCCCAGTCCTCAGCATGCAGAGACAGAGGAAGACCTTTAAACTG agctgcagcagtgGGGCCAGGTGTGTGAAGTTCTCATGTCCTCTGCTCAACATGAACAACTCTGCAACTCTGACGGTGAAGAGCCGGCTGTGGAACTCCACCATGATTGAG GACTACAGAGATGCTAGCAGTGTGTTGGTTCAAGGCCAGGCCACTTTGAAGTTGAAGACCATGAAGAGAACCGTCACCATGAAGTCGTCCCCCTCACTG ATTGAGGTCAACATTTACCCAgagtctgagctgcagctgaactctggcgccccctggtggatcATCGTGGTGTCGGTCCTGGCTGGAGTTGTGCTGCTGGCTCTGATCTGCGTTCTGCTTTGGAAG tgtcAGTTCTTTGTGCGTCCTGAGGCGTGGCAGACGGCGGTGCTCCAGCAGAGGAGGATTATGGGTAACACCGAGCAGCATGTCGATGATGATGGTTTCCTGATCCAGGAACAAGTGACCTCGACCCAGAACCGGAAGATCCAGAAACACTGGGTCACCATTTGGACTGAAAGCCAGTGA
- the LOC116735807 gene encoding integrin alpha-3-like isoform X2: MATDMFVLLSVCLSVSLAVNIDTSFPVLKTVGSKNLFGFSVALHEDLETGKYLLLVGAPREKAEPHIPANRTGGVYSCPVTANPSECSRIKFIDQNLHPTEDLLEDMWLGVTVASQGRPGGRILACGHRFVKVYQGDRRIIGRCYLHRNGPPHDEEPLNWEQIQQQCDYRWDHSSEGMCTYGISAFITHTDAIFGSPGSYSWRGNVYAFWMDPNNDLISTKNSFDYKSLSYRNIYLGYSVTQALHLLSEESQTIVAGAPRDNKMDARGSVMLAVKRFNDLVIQQTLRGQQVGSYFGNVVVAVDLNRDGWNDLLVGAPFYFNRQQEVGGAVYVYMNAGGRFHSEPTVVLMGSVGSAFGMAIAATGDLNQDGYQDFAVGAPFHDTGCVMIWTGGKEGISAEPSQMIEGRSVSPGFKTFGYSLAAGVDVDGNHYPDLLVGSLDDTVALLRSRPVIQLNTTLRVSPGVVARNETDIKVKMCFSFQFNAGENLSSISVNLTLTGDVTSLSPRLRFHDNRQSVYSSIQSVGSGKCKTLKAGLLSTIQNVVEPLVFSLNVSLNEKLPNRSNVVHDLRRFPILSPTPQLIKTLIHIKKACGSDNVCQSNLQMVAWFTDEDYKPFLMQDGNQLLNYNSSIRRLLLEVNVSNTASPERLAEDAHNTVLNVSIPSSLVYSGVQKKGGSSGAIECSVEGATLLCQLGNPFRSNQKIQMFIKFEPSAIALDTKEIQSRLVLSTLSDQSDLSPVFVSLLVEYSVQATLTLIKPGSVFFGGHVVGERAMKSTEDVGSLVVFTFQVHVQGKPLGRLGELEVEFDWPKEVANGKWLLYLTEVRLEGTSNRQCTHGDIINPLKLVMSNDERMMRMNLGMKGEEERKKQEKTLPVLSMQRQRKTFKLSCSSGARCVKFSCPLLNMNNSATLTVKSRLWNSTMIEDYRDASSVLVQGQATLKLKTMKRTVTMKSSPSLIEVNIYPESELQLNSGAPWWIIVVSVLAGVVLLALICVLLWKCGFFKRANTREMYEAKTQRARMKSQPSDMDKLTEEL, from the exons ACCTGCACCCCACTGAGGACCTGCTGGAGGACATGTGGTTGGGCGTCACAGTAGCCAGTCAGGGCCGACCTGGAGGGAGGATCCTG GCATGTGGGCACCGGTTCGTTAAGGTGTACCAAGGAGATAGAAGGATAATTGGCCGGTGCTATCTCCATAGAAACGGCCCACCTCATGATGAAGAGCCTCTAAACTGGGAGCAAATACAGCAGCAATGCGA ttaCAGGTGGGATCACAGCAGTGAGGGCATGTGTACTTATGGAATCTCCGCCTTCATCACGCACACCGACGCCATCTTTGGCTCACCTGGAAGCTACAGTTGGCGGG GAAATGTTTATGCCTTCTGGATGGATCCGAACAATGACCTTATTTCAACAAAGAACTCCTTTGACTACAAGAGCTTAAGTTATAGGAATATTTATTTAG GATACTCGGTCACTCAGGCTCTTCACCTTCTCTCTGAAGAGAGTCAAACCATCGTAGCAG GAGCTCCCAGAGACAATAAAATGGACGCCCGTGGTTCTGTGATGCTGGCGGTCAAGCGATTCAATGATCTGGTGATTCAGCAGACTCTACGAGGTCAACAGGTTGGCTCATACTTTGGTAACGTCGTGGTAGCCGTAGACCTCAACAGGGATGG GTGGAATGACCTGCTGGTGGGCGCTCCTTTTTACTTCAACCGCCAGCAGGAGGTGGGCGGGGCAGTTTATGTTTACATGAACGCAGGAGGGAGGTTCCACTCTGAACCCACCGTGGTTCTGATGGGTTCAGTTGGATCTGCTTTTGGAATGGCTATTGCTGCAACAGGGGACCTCAACCAGGATGGCTATCAGG ACTTTGCAGTGGGAGCTCCTTTTCACGATACCGGATGTGTGATGATCTGGACTGGGGGCAAAGAGGGAATCTCTGCAGAACCGAGTCAG ATGATCGAAGGACGTTCTGTATCTCCTGGGTTCAAGACTTTCGGGTACTCCCTGGCTGCAGGTGTTGATGTAGATGGAAACCACTACCCAGACCTGCTGGTCGGCTCTCTGGATGATACCGTCGCCCTCCTTAG ATCTCGCCCTGTCATCCAGCTGAACACCACGTTAAGAGTTTCTCCAGGTGTGGTCGCCCGAAATGAGACCGA TATCAAGGTGAAGATGTGCTTCTCCTTCCAGTTCAACGCTGGAGAAAACCTCAGCAGCATCT ctGTCAACTTAACTCTGACTGGAGACGTCACCAGTCTCTCGCCCCGCCTccgtttccatgacaacagacAGAGCGTGTACTCCAGCATCCAGTCAGTAGGAAGTGGAAAGTGCAAAACCCTGAAAGCCGGACTGCTG AGTACCATCCAAAACGTGGTGGAACCTCTGGTGTTCTCCCTGAACGTCTCTCTAAATGAGAAACTTCCTAACAGAAGCAATGTTGTTCATGATCTGAGGCGTTTTCCCATCCTAAGCCCGACACCTCAACTCATCAAAACCCTG ATTCACATCAAGAAGGCCTGCGGGTCTGATAACGTCTGTCAAAGTAACCTTCAGATGGTGGCCTGGTTCACAGATGAGGACTACAAACCCTTCCTCAT GCAAGACGGCAACCAACTGCTGAACTACAACAGCAGCATCAGGAGGTTACTTCTGGAGGTCAACGTCAGCAACACGGCATCACCAGAGCGACTAGCAGAGGATGCTCACAACACTGTCCTCAACGTCAGCATCCCATCGTCGCTTGTTTACTCTGGAGTCCAAAAAAAG ggGGGCAGCTCAGGAGCCATTGAGTGTTCTGTTGAAGGGGCCACTCTTCTCTGTCAGCTGGGGAATCCCTTCAGAAGCAACCAGAAG ATTCAGATGTTCATTAAATTTGAGCCATCTGCGATCGCTTTGGACACCAAGGAAATCCAGTCTCGGCTGGTGCTGTCCAC GCTCAGCGACCAGTCAGATCTGTCTCCAGTCTTCGTCTCCTTGCTGGTGGAGTATTCCGTTCAGGCGACTCTCACTCT AATCAAACCGGGTTCAGTCTTCTTCGGTGGTCATGTGGTTGGTGAGCGGGCCATGAAGAGCACGGAGGACGTGGGCAGTCTGGTGGTCTTCACCTTTCAG GTTCACGTCCAGGGGAAGCCTCTGGGTCGCCTTGGCGAGCTGGAGGTCGAGTTCGATTGGCCGAAGGAGGTGGCGAACGGAAAGTGGCTGCTGTACCTGACAGAGGTCCGCTTGGAAGGCACCTCGAATCGTCAATGCACACACGGCGACATCATCAACCCTTTGAAGCTtgtg ATGTCCAATGATGagaggatgatgaggatgaaCCTGGGGATGAAGGGagaggaggaaaggaaaaaacaagagaaaactcTCCCAGTCCTCAGCATGCAGAGACAGAGGAAGACCTTTAAACTG agctgcagcagtgGGGCCAGGTGTGTGAAGTTCTCATGTCCTCTGCTCAACATGAACAACTCTGCAACTCTGACGGTGAAGAGCCGGCTGTGGAACTCCACCATGATTGAG GACTACAGAGATGCTAGCAGTGTGTTGGTTCAAGGCCAGGCCACTTTGAAGTTGAAGACCATGAAGAGAACCGTCACCATGAAGTCGTCCCCCTCACTG ATTGAGGTCAACATTTACCCAgagtctgagctgcagctgaactctggcgccccctggtggatcATCGTGGTGTCGGTCCTGGCTGGAGTTGTGCTGCTGGCTCTGATCTGCGTTCTGCTTTGGAAG TGTGGCTTCTTCAAGAGAGCCAACACCAGGGAGATGTACGAGGCCAAGACCCAAAGGGCCCGCATGAAGAGCCAACCATCTGACATGGACAAGCTGACCGAGGAGCTCTGA